From one Anguilla rostrata isolate EN2019 chromosome 12, ASM1855537v3, whole genome shotgun sequence genomic stretch:
- the LOC135236615 gene encoding NADPH--cytochrome P450 reductase-like isoform X1 has product MADSEVDAATPEPVMEDEGLLSTLDIVLVSVIAAVLIYWITFRKKTPAEEIPEFKKLTTQVTTTQEKSFIEKMKKTGRNIVVFYGSQTGTAEEFSNRLAKDAQRYGMKGMAADPEEYDMSELSRLAEIENSIAIFCVATYGEGDPTDNAQEFHDWLQEGDAELGGVNFTVFALGNKTYEHFNAMGKYVDKRLEELGAKRIFDLGMGDDDANLEEDFVSWREQFWPAVCEHFGVEATGEESSIRQYELEVHSDIDMSTVYTGEIGRLKSFETQRPPFDTKNPFLAPVTVNRKLNKGGSRHLMHLELDITGSKIRYEAGDHVAVYPTNDPAIVNQIGHVLDVDLETVISLRNLDEETNKKNPFPCPTTYRTALMHYLDITSPPRTNVLYELAQYASDSAQQEHMRKMASSSPEGKSLYQSWVLESRRNILAVLQDLPSLRPPIDHLCELLPRLQTRYYSIASSAKVHPGSIHICAVVVEYQTSTNRVNRGVATTWLKNKRVTDNGHKSTVPMYIRKSQFRLPFKPSSPVIMIGPGTGIAPFMGFIQEQAWLREQGREVGETILYYGCRHRDEDFLYQEELEEFEKAGVLTQVNVAFSRDQEQKVYVQHLLKKDQEHLWKLIDRENAHIYVCGDARNMARDVQNTFSGMAEEIGGMDRAQAAEYVKKLMTKGRYSQDVWS; this is encoded by the exons AGTTACGACCACGCAAGAAAAGAGCTTCATCGAAAAGATGAAGAAAACA GGCAGGAACATCGTGGTGTTTTATGGCTCTCAGACGGGCACGGCCGAGGAGTTTTCCAACCGCCTCGCCAAAGATGCCCAGCGCTACGGCATGAAGGGGATGGCAGCGGATCCAGAGGAGTACGACATG TCGGAGCTctctcgcctggcggagatagAGAACTCCATCGCCATCTTCTGCGTGGCGACGTACGGCGAAGGGGACCCCACGGACAACGCTCAGGAGTTCCACGATTGGCTGCAGGAGGGCGACGCCGAGCTGGGGGGCGTCAACTTCACG GTGTTCGCTTTGGGGAATAAAACATACGAGCACTTCAATGCCATGGGGAAATACGTGGACAAAAGGCTGGAGGAGCTGGGCGCCAAGAGGATCTTTGACTTGGGGATGGGAGACGACGACGCCAA TTTGGAGGAGGACTTTGTGTCCTGGCGGGAGCAGTTCTGGCCCGCGGTGTGTGAGCACTTTGGCGTGGAAGCCACTGGAGAGGAGTCCAG CATCCGGCAGTACGAGCTGGAGGTGCACAGCGACATCGACATGAGCACGGTCTACACCGGAGAGATCGGCCGCCTCAAGAGCTTCGAGACCCAGAGGCC GCCCTTCGATACCAAAAACCCCTTCCTGGCTCCGGTCACGGTCAACCGCAAACTGAACAAGGGGGGGAGCCGCCACCTGATGCACCTGGAGCTGGACATCACGGGCTCTAAGATCAG GTACGAGGCTGGAGACCATGTTGCAGTGTACCCCACCAACGACCCTGCTATCGTTAATCAGATCGGGCACGTCCTCGACGTGGACCTTGAGACTGTCATCTCCCTCAGGAACCTTGACG AGGAGACCAATAAGAAGAACCCATTCCCTTGTCCCACCACGTACCGCACGGCCTTGATGCACTACCTGGACATCACCAGCCCCCCGCGGACCAACGTGCTGTACGAGCTGGCTCAGTATGCCTCAGACTCCGCCCAACAGGAGCACATGCGCAAAATGGCCTCCTCTTCCCCGGAGGGAAAG AGTCTGTACCAGAGCTGGGTGCTGGAATCTCGCCGGAACATTCTGGCCGTCCTGCAAGACCTGCCCTCCCTGCGCCCGCCCATCGACCACCTGTGTGAGCTGCTGCCCCGCCTACAGACCCGGTACTACTCCATCGCCTCCTCCGCCAAG GTGCACCCCGGCAGCATTCACATCTGTGCGGTGGTGGTGGAGTACCAGACCAGCACCAACCGGGTGAACAGGGGCGTGGCCACCACCTGGCTGAAGAACAAGCGGGTGACGGACAACGGGCACAAGTCCACGGTGCCCATGTACATCAGGAAGTCTCAGTTCCGGCTGCCGTTCAAGCCCAGCAGCCCGGTGATCATGATCGGGCCTGGGACCGGCATCGCTCCCTTCATGGGCTTCATCCAGGAGCAGGCCTGGCTCAGGGAGcaag gccgggAGGTGGGCGAGACCATTCTGTACTATGGCTGTCGTCATAGAGACGAAGACTTCCTGTaccaggaggagctggaggagtttGAGAAGGCGGGAGTGCTCACGCAGGTCAACGTGGCCTTCTCTAGAGACCAGGAGCAGAAG GTGTATGTGCAACATCTGCTGAAGAAGGACCAAGAGCACCTGTGGAAGCTGATTGACCGGGAGAATGCACACATCTACGTCTGCGG GGATGCCCGGAACATGGCGCGGGACGTCCAGAACACCTTCTCCGGCATGGCGGAGGAGATCGGAGGAATGGATCGCGCCCAGGCGGCGGAGTACGTCAAGAAGCTGATGACCAAGGGCCGGTACTCACAGGACGTCtggagctaa
- the LOC135236615 gene encoding NADPH--cytochrome P450 reductase-like isoform X2, with the protein MGCVSSEPAGQPAPAHRVTTTQEKSFIEKMKKTGRNIVVFYGSQTGTAEEFSNRLAKDAQRYGMKGMAADPEEYDMSELSRLAEIENSIAIFCVATYGEGDPTDNAQEFHDWLQEGDAELGGVNFTVFALGNKTYEHFNAMGKYVDKRLEELGAKRIFDLGMGDDDANLEEDFVSWREQFWPAVCEHFGVEATGEESSIRQYELEVHSDIDMSTVYTGEIGRLKSFETQRPPFDTKNPFLAPVTVNRKLNKGGSRHLMHLELDITGSKIRYEAGDHVAVYPTNDPAIVNQIGHVLDVDLETVISLRNLDEETNKKNPFPCPTTYRTALMHYLDITSPPRTNVLYELAQYASDSAQQEHMRKMASSSPEGKSLYQSWVLESRRNILAVLQDLPSLRPPIDHLCELLPRLQTRYYSIASSAKVHPGSIHICAVVVEYQTSTNRVNRGVATTWLKNKRVTDNGHKSTVPMYIRKSQFRLPFKPSSPVIMIGPGTGIAPFMGFIQEQAWLREQGREVGETILYYGCRHRDEDFLYQEELEEFEKAGVLTQVNVAFSRDQEQKVYVQHLLKKDQEHLWKLIDRENAHIYVCGDARNMARDVQNTFSGMAEEIGGMDRAQAAEYVKKLMTKGRYSQDVWS; encoded by the exons AGTTACGACCACGCAAGAAAAGAGCTTCATCGAAAAGATGAAGAAAACA GGCAGGAACATCGTGGTGTTTTATGGCTCTCAGACGGGCACGGCCGAGGAGTTTTCCAACCGCCTCGCCAAAGATGCCCAGCGCTACGGCATGAAGGGGATGGCAGCGGATCCAGAGGAGTACGACATG TCGGAGCTctctcgcctggcggagatagAGAACTCCATCGCCATCTTCTGCGTGGCGACGTACGGCGAAGGGGACCCCACGGACAACGCTCAGGAGTTCCACGATTGGCTGCAGGAGGGCGACGCCGAGCTGGGGGGCGTCAACTTCACG GTGTTCGCTTTGGGGAATAAAACATACGAGCACTTCAATGCCATGGGGAAATACGTGGACAAAAGGCTGGAGGAGCTGGGCGCCAAGAGGATCTTTGACTTGGGGATGGGAGACGACGACGCCAA TTTGGAGGAGGACTTTGTGTCCTGGCGGGAGCAGTTCTGGCCCGCGGTGTGTGAGCACTTTGGCGTGGAAGCCACTGGAGAGGAGTCCAG CATCCGGCAGTACGAGCTGGAGGTGCACAGCGACATCGACATGAGCACGGTCTACACCGGAGAGATCGGCCGCCTCAAGAGCTTCGAGACCCAGAGGCC GCCCTTCGATACCAAAAACCCCTTCCTGGCTCCGGTCACGGTCAACCGCAAACTGAACAAGGGGGGGAGCCGCCACCTGATGCACCTGGAGCTGGACATCACGGGCTCTAAGATCAG GTACGAGGCTGGAGACCATGTTGCAGTGTACCCCACCAACGACCCTGCTATCGTTAATCAGATCGGGCACGTCCTCGACGTGGACCTTGAGACTGTCATCTCCCTCAGGAACCTTGACG AGGAGACCAATAAGAAGAACCCATTCCCTTGTCCCACCACGTACCGCACGGCCTTGATGCACTACCTGGACATCACCAGCCCCCCGCGGACCAACGTGCTGTACGAGCTGGCTCAGTATGCCTCAGACTCCGCCCAACAGGAGCACATGCGCAAAATGGCCTCCTCTTCCCCGGAGGGAAAG AGTCTGTACCAGAGCTGGGTGCTGGAATCTCGCCGGAACATTCTGGCCGTCCTGCAAGACCTGCCCTCCCTGCGCCCGCCCATCGACCACCTGTGTGAGCTGCTGCCCCGCCTACAGACCCGGTACTACTCCATCGCCTCCTCCGCCAAG GTGCACCCCGGCAGCATTCACATCTGTGCGGTGGTGGTGGAGTACCAGACCAGCACCAACCGGGTGAACAGGGGCGTGGCCACCACCTGGCTGAAGAACAAGCGGGTGACGGACAACGGGCACAAGTCCACGGTGCCCATGTACATCAGGAAGTCTCAGTTCCGGCTGCCGTTCAAGCCCAGCAGCCCGGTGATCATGATCGGGCCTGGGACCGGCATCGCTCCCTTCATGGGCTTCATCCAGGAGCAGGCCTGGCTCAGGGAGcaag gccgggAGGTGGGCGAGACCATTCTGTACTATGGCTGTCGTCATAGAGACGAAGACTTCCTGTaccaggaggagctggaggagtttGAGAAGGCGGGAGTGCTCACGCAGGTCAACGTGGCCTTCTCTAGAGACCAGGAGCAGAAG GTGTATGTGCAACATCTGCTGAAGAAGGACCAAGAGCACCTGTGGAAGCTGATTGACCGGGAGAATGCACACATCTACGTCTGCGG GGATGCCCGGAACATGGCGCGGGACGTCCAGAACACCTTCTCCGGCATGGCGGAGGAGATCGGAGGAATGGATCGCGCCCAGGCGGCGGAGTACGTCAAGAAGCTGATGACCAAGGGCCGGTACTCACAGGACGTCtggagctaa
- the LOC135236615 gene encoding NADPH--cytochrome P450 reductase-like isoform X3, producing the protein MKKTGRNIVVFYGSQTGTAEEFSNRLAKDAQRYGMKGMAADPEEYDMSELSRLAEIENSIAIFCVATYGEGDPTDNAQEFHDWLQEGDAELGGVNFTVFALGNKTYEHFNAMGKYVDKRLEELGAKRIFDLGMGDDDANLEEDFVSWREQFWPAVCEHFGVEATGEESSIRQYELEVHSDIDMSTVYTGEIGRLKSFETQRPPFDTKNPFLAPVTVNRKLNKGGSRHLMHLELDITGSKIRYEAGDHVAVYPTNDPAIVNQIGHVLDVDLETVISLRNLDEETNKKNPFPCPTTYRTALMHYLDITSPPRTNVLYELAQYASDSAQQEHMRKMASSSPEGKSLYQSWVLESRRNILAVLQDLPSLRPPIDHLCELLPRLQTRYYSIASSAKVHPGSIHICAVVVEYQTSTNRVNRGVATTWLKNKRVTDNGHKSTVPMYIRKSQFRLPFKPSSPVIMIGPGTGIAPFMGFIQEQAWLREQGREVGETILYYGCRHRDEDFLYQEELEEFEKAGVLTQVNVAFSRDQEQKVYVQHLLKKDQEHLWKLIDRENAHIYVCGDARNMARDVQNTFSGMAEEIGGMDRAQAAEYVKKLMTKGRYSQDVWS; encoded by the exons ATGAAGAAAACA GGCAGGAACATCGTGGTGTTTTATGGCTCTCAGACGGGCACGGCCGAGGAGTTTTCCAACCGCCTCGCCAAAGATGCCCAGCGCTACGGCATGAAGGGGATGGCAGCGGATCCAGAGGAGTACGACATG TCGGAGCTctctcgcctggcggagatagAGAACTCCATCGCCATCTTCTGCGTGGCGACGTACGGCGAAGGGGACCCCACGGACAACGCTCAGGAGTTCCACGATTGGCTGCAGGAGGGCGACGCCGAGCTGGGGGGCGTCAACTTCACG GTGTTCGCTTTGGGGAATAAAACATACGAGCACTTCAATGCCATGGGGAAATACGTGGACAAAAGGCTGGAGGAGCTGGGCGCCAAGAGGATCTTTGACTTGGGGATGGGAGACGACGACGCCAA TTTGGAGGAGGACTTTGTGTCCTGGCGGGAGCAGTTCTGGCCCGCGGTGTGTGAGCACTTTGGCGTGGAAGCCACTGGAGAGGAGTCCAG CATCCGGCAGTACGAGCTGGAGGTGCACAGCGACATCGACATGAGCACGGTCTACACCGGAGAGATCGGCCGCCTCAAGAGCTTCGAGACCCAGAGGCC GCCCTTCGATACCAAAAACCCCTTCCTGGCTCCGGTCACGGTCAACCGCAAACTGAACAAGGGGGGGAGCCGCCACCTGATGCACCTGGAGCTGGACATCACGGGCTCTAAGATCAG GTACGAGGCTGGAGACCATGTTGCAGTGTACCCCACCAACGACCCTGCTATCGTTAATCAGATCGGGCACGTCCTCGACGTGGACCTTGAGACTGTCATCTCCCTCAGGAACCTTGACG AGGAGACCAATAAGAAGAACCCATTCCCTTGTCCCACCACGTACCGCACGGCCTTGATGCACTACCTGGACATCACCAGCCCCCCGCGGACCAACGTGCTGTACGAGCTGGCTCAGTATGCCTCAGACTCCGCCCAACAGGAGCACATGCGCAAAATGGCCTCCTCTTCCCCGGAGGGAAAG AGTCTGTACCAGAGCTGGGTGCTGGAATCTCGCCGGAACATTCTGGCCGTCCTGCAAGACCTGCCCTCCCTGCGCCCGCCCATCGACCACCTGTGTGAGCTGCTGCCCCGCCTACAGACCCGGTACTACTCCATCGCCTCCTCCGCCAAG GTGCACCCCGGCAGCATTCACATCTGTGCGGTGGTGGTGGAGTACCAGACCAGCACCAACCGGGTGAACAGGGGCGTGGCCACCACCTGGCTGAAGAACAAGCGGGTGACGGACAACGGGCACAAGTCCACGGTGCCCATGTACATCAGGAAGTCTCAGTTCCGGCTGCCGTTCAAGCCCAGCAGCCCGGTGATCATGATCGGGCCTGGGACCGGCATCGCTCCCTTCATGGGCTTCATCCAGGAGCAGGCCTGGCTCAGGGAGcaag gccgggAGGTGGGCGAGACCATTCTGTACTATGGCTGTCGTCATAGAGACGAAGACTTCCTGTaccaggaggagctggaggagtttGAGAAGGCGGGAGTGCTCACGCAGGTCAACGTGGCCTTCTCTAGAGACCAGGAGCAGAAG GTGTATGTGCAACATCTGCTGAAGAAGGACCAAGAGCACCTGTGGAAGCTGATTGACCGGGAGAATGCACACATCTACGTCTGCGG GGATGCCCGGAACATGGCGCGGGACGTCCAGAACACCTTCTCCGGCATGGCGGAGGAGATCGGAGGAATGGATCGCGCCCAGGCGGCGGAGTACGTCAAGAAGCTGATGACCAAGGGCCGGTACTCACAGGACGTCtggagctaa